One Amorphoplanes digitatis genomic window carries:
- a CDS encoding ATP-dependent Clp protease proteolytic subunit — MTPHLRWQPSPVPQQPEPWQSGPAVPGWLEERLFDQRIVMIRGPLTAHAASGIAAALLTLDAAGPAPIQLHVASSGGDLNAAHAVTDVIDAMTAPVHAVVTSEAGEAVLAVLAAAERRSAYRHARFKLAEPRAGAVTGTADEVAAAAGQHLRELEEVVLRLVEVTGQSRSRIEDDLSTGRTLTSAEARDYGLIDEIVGDKGA, encoded by the coding sequence GTGACACCCCACCTGCGATGGCAGCCCTCCCCCGTACCCCAGCAACCCGAACCCTGGCAGAGCGGGCCGGCCGTGCCGGGCTGGCTCGAGGAACGGCTCTTCGATCAGCGCATCGTCATGATCCGCGGCCCGCTCACCGCGCACGCGGCCTCCGGCATCGCCGCGGCGCTGCTCACCCTCGACGCCGCCGGGCCGGCCCCGATCCAGCTGCACGTGGCCAGCTCCGGCGGGGACCTGAACGCCGCACACGCCGTCACCGACGTCATCGACGCGATGACCGCGCCGGTGCACGCCGTTGTCACCTCCGAGGCCGGCGAGGCCGTGCTCGCGGTGCTGGCCGCGGCCGAGCGGCGCTCCGCGTACCGGCACGCCCGGTTCAAGCTGGCCGAGCCGCGGGCGGGCGCCGTCACCGGCACCGCGGACGAGGTGGCCGCCGCCGCGGGGCAGCACCTGCGCGAGCTCGAGGAGGTCGTGCTGCGCCTGGTCGAGGTCACCGGGCAGTCGCGCAGCCGGATCGAGGACGACCTCTCCACCGGGCGCACCCTCACCTCGGCCGAGGCCCGCGACTACGGCCTCATCGACGAGATCGTCGGCGACAAGGGCGCATGA
- a CDS encoding uL11 family ribosomal protein: protein MPPKKKTHVVTLALEAGNAAMVDLGKMLGPTGANMRAVKVEYDEATSKSRGEIIPVVVTVFEDRSHQLVYKTPPTSFLIRKALGIQSGASNPLTQTVGTLSADQIKQIAERKLPDLNANDVAAAVKVVAGTARSMGVKVAE from the coding sequence ATGCCGCCCAAGAAGAAGACCCATGTGGTGACCCTCGCGCTTGAGGCGGGTAACGCCGCGATGGTCGACCTCGGCAAGATGCTCGGCCCGACCGGTGCCAACATGCGCGCGGTCAAGGTCGAGTACGACGAGGCGACGTCGAAGTCGCGTGGCGAGATCATCCCGGTCGTCGTCACGGTCTTCGAGGACCGCAGCCACCAGCTCGTCTACAAGACGCCGCCGACGAGCTTCCTGATCCGCAAGGCTCTGGGCATCCAGTCGGGCGCTTCCAACCCGCTGACCCAGACCGTCGGCACGCTCAGCGCCGACCAGATCAAGCAGATCGCGGAGCGCAAGCTCCCCGACCTGAACGCGAACGACGTCGCCGCCGCGGTCAAGGTCGTGGCCGGCACCGCGCGCTCGATGGGCGTCAAGGTAGCGGAGTAG
- a CDS encoding lytic transglycosylase domain-containing protein, with product MSWLVAAVVGLLVVGGCGVVGGKDDDPALVAAPLPSASEPENIVDPVIESEEPEPEPTTASPSPSRSSAKPKATPTEDPNNFQLPECAHREGKEVSKAKAKAALKSAAARKYWPTSAPGLKVPSRLVLTTAWHESGWTSNIVNCDGGRGLMQVMPDTEAFINQRFEQSYTSTDYRQNAVLGANYLAWLTKAFGDQYFKGSYDLSAGKCKTNKSMCLLNMVISGYNAGRAAVDESHASGRLPNPEYVGVVRSLMKSCYCDRY from the coding sequence ATGTCTTGGCTTGTCGCGGCGGTGGTGGGTCTGCTGGTGGTCGGTGGCTGCGGAGTCGTGGGCGGCAAGGACGACGATCCGGCGCTGGTGGCGGCGCCGCTGCCCTCGGCGTCCGAGCCGGAGAACATCGTCGACCCGGTGATCGAGTCCGAGGAGCCGGAACCGGAGCCGACGACGGCCTCGCCGTCGCCGTCCCGGAGCAGCGCGAAGCCGAAGGCGACGCCGACGGAGGACCCCAACAACTTCCAGCTACCCGAGTGCGCGCACCGGGAGGGCAAGGAGGTCTCGAAGGCGAAGGCCAAGGCGGCGCTGAAGAGCGCCGCCGCCCGGAAGTACTGGCCGACCTCCGCGCCGGGGCTCAAGGTGCCGTCCCGGCTGGTGCTGACCACGGCGTGGCACGAGAGCGGCTGGACGTCGAACATCGTCAACTGCGACGGCGGGCGCGGGCTCATGCAGGTGATGCCCGACACCGAGGCGTTCATCAACCAGCGCTTCGAGCAGTCGTACACGAGCACCGACTACCGGCAGAACGCCGTGCTCGGCGCGAACTACCTGGCCTGGCTCACCAAGGCCTTCGGCGACCAGTACTTCAAGGGCAGCTACGACCTGAGCGCCGGCAAGTGCAAGACCAACAAGAGCATGTGCCTGCTGAACATGGTGATTTCCGGCTACAACGCGGGCCGGGCGGCCGTCGACGAGTCGCACGCCTCCGGGCGGCTGCCGAACCCGGAGTACGTGGGCGTGGTCCGGTCGCTGATGAAGTCCTGCTACTGCGACCGGTACTGA
- the typA gene encoding translational GTPase TypA, protein MQTRTDLRNVAIIAHVDHGKTTLVDAMLRQGSQSHARGEMADRVMDSMDLEREKGITILAKNTAISYRPADGGPVTINIIDTPGHADFGGEVERGLTMVDGVALLVDASEGPLPQTRFVLRKALQAKLPIILIINKVDRPDARIKEVVDETYELFLDLDADEHQIEFPIVYACARDGIASLTQPKDGTVPEDSTDLEVLFSTILETIPAPTYTEDAPLQAHVVNLDASPFLGRLALCRVHEGTIRKGQTVAWCKTDGTISNVRISELLITEGLERKPAESAGPGDIMAVAGIPEIMIGETLADAENPIPLPLISVDEPAISMVLGTNTSPLVGKVKGAKVTARMVKDRLDKELIGNVSLRILPTERPDAWEVQGRGELALAILVEQMRRESYELTVGKPQVVTKTIDGKVHEPVERLTIDAPDEYMGAITTLLSTRKGRMEELINHGTGWLRMEWLVPARGLIGFRTEFLTETRGTGIMHHLFERYEPWFGELRTRNNGSLVADRAGVVTGFAMINLQERGQLFVEPTTEVYEGMIVGENSREDDMDVNITKEKKLTNMRAASADNTERLIPPRKLSLEQALEFCREDECVEVTPAAVRIRKVELDQQVRGRAAARRKHQ, encoded by the coding sequence ATGCAGACCCGCACCGACCTACGCAACGTCGCCATCATCGCCCACGTCGACCATGGCAAAACAACCTTGGTCGACGCCATGCTGCGCCAGGGGAGCCAGTCCCACGCGCGTGGCGAGATGGCCGACCGCGTCATGGACTCCATGGACCTGGAGCGGGAAAAGGGCATCACCATTCTCGCCAAGAACACGGCGATCAGCTACCGGCCCGCCGACGGTGGACCCGTCACCATCAACATCATCGACACCCCCGGCCACGCCGACTTCGGCGGCGAGGTCGAGCGCGGCCTCACCATGGTCGACGGCGTCGCCCTGCTCGTCGACGCCAGCGAGGGCCCGCTGCCGCAGACCCGCTTCGTGCTCCGCAAGGCCCTGCAGGCCAAGCTGCCGATCATCCTGATCATCAACAAGGTCGACCGCCCCGACGCCCGGATCAAGGAGGTCGTGGACGAGACGTACGAGCTCTTCCTCGACCTGGACGCCGACGAGCACCAGATCGAGTTCCCCATCGTCTACGCGTGCGCGCGCGACGGCATCGCCTCGCTGACCCAGCCGAAGGACGGCACCGTCCCGGAGGACAGCACCGACCTCGAGGTGCTGTTCAGCACGATCCTGGAGACCATCCCGGCACCGACCTACACCGAGGACGCTCCGCTGCAGGCGCACGTCGTCAACCTGGACGCCTCGCCGTTCCTCGGCCGCCTCGCGCTCTGCCGCGTGCACGAGGGCACGATCCGCAAGGGCCAGACCGTCGCCTGGTGCAAGACCGACGGGACGATCAGCAACGTCCGCATCTCCGAGCTGCTGATCACCGAGGGCCTGGAGCGCAAGCCGGCCGAGAGCGCCGGCCCGGGCGACATCATGGCCGTCGCCGGCATCCCCGAGATCATGATCGGCGAGACCCTCGCCGACGCGGAGAACCCGATCCCGCTGCCGCTGATCAGCGTCGACGAGCCGGCCATCTCCATGGTTCTGGGCACCAACACCTCGCCGCTGGTCGGCAAGGTCAAGGGCGCCAAGGTCACGGCCCGCATGGTCAAGGACCGTCTCGACAAGGAGCTGATCGGCAACGTCTCGCTGCGCATCCTGCCGACCGAGCGCCCGGACGCCTGGGAGGTGCAGGGCCGCGGCGAGCTCGCCCTGGCCATCCTGGTCGAGCAGATGCGCCGCGAGTCGTACGAGCTGACCGTCGGCAAGCCCCAGGTGGTCACCAAGACGATCGACGGCAAGGTGCACGAGCCGGTCGAGCGCCTGACCATCGACGCCCCCGACGAGTACATGGGCGCCATCACCACGCTGCTGTCCACCCGCAAGGGCCGGATGGAGGAACTGATCAACCACGGCACCGGCTGGCTCCGGATGGAGTGGCTGGTGCCCGCGCGCGGCCTGATCGGCTTCCGCACCGAGTTCCTCACCGAGACCCGCGGCACCGGCATCATGCACCACCTGTTCGAGCGCTACGAGCCGTGGTTCGGCGAGCTGCGCACCCGCAACAACGGCTCGCTCGTCGCGGACCGGGCCGGCGTGGTCACCGGCTTCGCGATGATCAACCTGCAGGAGCGCGGTCAGCTGTTCGTCGAGCCGACCACCGAGGTGTACGAGGGCATGATCGTCGGCGAGAACTCCCGCGAGGACGACATGGACGTCAACATCACCAAGGAGAAGAAGCTCACCAACATGCGCGCCGCGAGCGCGGACAACACCGAGCGCCTGATCCCGCCGCGCAAGCTGTCACTGGAGCAGGCCCTCGAGTTCTGCCGCGAGGACGAGTGCGTCGAGGTCACCCCCGCGGCGGTACGCATCCGCAAGGTGGAGCTCGACCAGCAGGTCCGCGGCCGCGCCGCCGCGCGACGCAAGCACCAGTAG
- a CDS encoding TerC family protein: MSAWVWIVTLIALVVVLAVDLLIVGRRPHEPSMREAGGWVAFYVGLALVFGVGVWLVSGGQAAGEFYTGWLTEYSLSVDNLFVFVIIMARFAVPRQFQQKVLLIGIVLALVMRGAFIAAGAALITQFSWVFYIFGAFLVYTAITLFKQGENDEEDFKENILIRWSKRALPISSSFDSGKMTMITETGRRLFTPMLIVMIAIGTTDLIFALDSIPAIFGITKEPYLVFTANVFALMGLRQLYFLLGGLLERLIYLNIGLAFVLAFIGVKLFLEALHTNTLSFINGGHGVHWAPEIPIWLSLLVILGTLGIATVASLYKSSRDRRKDLVNSGV; the protein is encoded by the coding sequence GTGTCCGCCTGGGTTTGGATCGTTACCCTGATCGCCCTGGTCGTTGTCCTCGCCGTCGATCTGCTGATCGTCGGTCGCCGCCCGCACGAGCCGAGCATGCGCGAGGCCGGAGGGTGGGTCGCGTTCTACGTCGGCCTGGCGCTGGTTTTCGGGGTCGGAGTGTGGCTCGTCTCGGGCGGCCAGGCCGCCGGTGAGTTCTATACGGGCTGGCTGACTGAGTACAGCCTGTCGGTCGACAACCTCTTCGTCTTCGTGATCATCATGGCCCGCTTCGCCGTGCCCCGGCAGTTCCAGCAGAAGGTGCTGCTCATCGGCATCGTGCTCGCGCTGGTCATGCGCGGCGCGTTCATCGCCGCGGGTGCCGCCCTGATCACGCAGTTCTCGTGGGTCTTCTACATCTTCGGCGCGTTCCTGGTCTACACGGCCATCACGCTGTTCAAGCAGGGTGAGAACGACGAGGAGGACTTCAAGGAGAACATCCTCATCCGGTGGTCGAAGCGGGCGCTGCCGATCTCGTCGTCGTTCGACAGCGGCAAGATGACCATGATCACCGAGACCGGCCGGCGGCTGTTCACGCCGATGCTGATCGTCATGATCGCGATCGGTACCACCGACCTGATCTTCGCGCTCGACTCGATTCCGGCGATCTTCGGCATCACGAAGGAGCCGTACCTGGTCTTCACCGCGAACGTCTTCGCGCTGATGGGCCTGCGCCAGCTGTACTTCCTGCTCGGCGGGCTGCTGGAGCGGCTGATCTACCTCAACATCGGGCTGGCGTTCGTGCTCGCGTTCATCGGCGTGAAGCTCTTCCTCGAGGCCCTGCACACAAACACGCTGTCGTTCATCAACGGCGGGCACGGGGTGCACTGGGCGCCGGAGATCCCGATCTGGCTGTCGCTGCTGGTCATCCTCGGCACGCTGGGCATCGCCACGGTCGCGAGCCTCTACAAATCGTCCCGGGACCGCCGGAAGGACCTGGTCAACTCCGGGGTCTGA